The genomic interval TTGGCGATGGCGTCCTGGGGGGTCAGCGCCAGGACCAACAGCCAGTAGAACGGGAACAGCGTCGTGAACAGGAAGAAGACGGTGGCGACGTAGAACATCGCCCTGTAGGCCTTCTCCGGGTCCTGAATCGCCGAACTGGCCCACCGGGAGAACGGTCCTTGCTTGGTTTCGCTTTCGGTAGCCATGGTTACGCTGCCGCCTCCTCGGTGTCGGCGTACTTCACGATGTAGACCGAGACCACGATGCCGATGAGCGCCGCCGTGATGAACGCGACCGCGGCCGACGTGCCGTACATCCGGGAGTCCCGGAAGGTGGTGACCACCAGACACGACAGCGACGGCACGGTGTTACACCCCGAGACGGTCTCGATGATGCCGTACACTCGCATCGCGCCGATGGTCCGAAACAGCATCGCGACCAGCACCGACGGCAGGACCAGCGGCAGGGTGATCATCTTGAACTGTTGCCACCGCGACGCGCCCGCGACCCGGCCCACGTCGTAGAGGCTCCGGTCGACGCTCTGGAGTCCCGCGAGGATGATGAGCGCCATGAACGCAGATGTCTTCCACACGTCGGCCACCACGAGGATGATGACCGAGTCGACCGCGTTGGTCAGCGGCGTCTGGGTGAAGATGCCCAACTGCTGGAGCGGGGTCACGAGAAAGCCGATGTTGGGCTGGAACAGCAGGAAGAAGATCATCCCCTGGATGACGATGGGGAC from Halorussus salilacus carries:
- a CDS encoding carbohydrate ABC transporter permease; amino-acid sequence: MSVPTEDGIRDTERSGPYVSAVRWMENLNDTQFAYLLLTPVLLLLAVIAFWPLLSTFRMSLYADSLVGASALGEFVGLENYVALLTGQRDVVLVRPFLDLNAPFRSALTVTLIFTVASVFFETLVGFAQALVLDQDFRGRRWVRVAIILPWAVPIVIQGMIFFLLFQPNIGFLVTPLQQLGIFTQTPLTNAVDSVIILVVADVWKTSAFMALIILAGLQSVDRSLYDVGRVAGASRWQQFKMITLPLVLPSVLVAMLFRTIGAMRVYGIIETVSGCNTVPSLSCLVVTTFRDSRMYGTSAAVAFITAALIGIVVSVYIVKYADTEEAAA